Part of the Lycium ferocissimum isolate CSIRO_LF1 chromosome 6, AGI_CSIRO_Lferr_CH_V1, whole genome shotgun sequence genome, ggtcACAGGTGGggtaaaaaaccaaaaaaaaaagaaagaaaagattttAAAAGTTTGGAGGGATCCTAAGAAAATATTTCCatcttttataaattttttataaaagtaaaaacaaatcgaagtggggaggggggtgggtggtgtgggggTGGAAGGTTTGGGGTGGAAGGGTGTAGTAAGGGTGGGGCATGCGGGGTGTTAAGGAATGCGCTGATGTGTTTTTTATTAATcagaaaaatgttttccctcAGATTTTTATGGAATACATTTTTCAAGATTTTAAGTGCaaccaaataaaagaaaataggaaaacatttttcatcgtaccaaacacaccctaagatAGAAATGAGTCTCAATCAGAGAAGAAACCTTCAGTATGCTTGATGAAATCGGGAAGACAGCAGAGACGAAAGGGAACCGCTAGGTTTCTTAATCCCAAAAActaaagaaagagagaaagctGGGTTTGGTAGACTAAAAGATAATTAACCCGTTGGGTTGGAGATTTTAACCCAATGTGACTCAATATTTTCATGGGCCAGTTTGGGTTAACTCAAATTGACCCACCAGCTCAATAATTAATAACCCAACTCTTTTAAATTCAAGCAAGTTGGGCTTATCTTTGCCAGCTCTATTTTTTATAAGATGACTTTGTTTATTTACAAAGCAACTTAAATTTTCTTGTTTAATGCATATTTTGGTATAACATATCAAAAGTAGTTCTTCTAGGATAAATATGAGAGAGTGCAAATGAGAAGTTATTGTAACACACTTTTAATAAGAACATCTTACCACCACAGAAGGGAAGATTCCCATGCCACCATTAAACCTTTTTATCACTTCACTAatcatttattaaattttttttttttttaaatcttcttTCTACCCACATAAACAGAGCAACTAAGATAAGTAAAAGAAAAGTTTTGTTCATAAAATCAGAATAATTTCTAATTCTATTGATCTTGTGGGCAGAGGTTCTAGGAACAGGATAGAAGAAAATTTTATCCCTGTTAACCAATTGACCAGAGCTATTTTCATAGTTCTTGATCTGTTTCTTAATGAGCTTAATAGAGAAAGATTTGGCACTACTAAAAATAACAATGTCGTGGACATAGGCTAAATGATTAATGACAGGGGCATTAGGGCGCATAGAGAAAAGGACATTTTTTTGTGATATTGTAAGAGCCACTTATTAGATACTTTTGAACAATAGATGGGAATCCGTAGAGATTCATGAGATTTGACATCAAATCTTAGACAAGGGATGTGttaattactcaaaatcatagTAAATATCTTATTTTTGGATCACCAATTGATTGTGGTCGTTCTCCTCTCTCAAAATTGTAAGAACAATAAGAAAATTTAACCCTAAGACTCCCTTGTCTCGTAATAAAAATGTTAGCTACAGGTGTAACATGTTGCAACGCTTAGttgtttttataaaaatatctaATTTGTTCTTAACTAGCTCCCATTCATTTCTCATCACTTCTGAACACTCATATTCATGCTGTTAGAATACCATCTTCATTGTGTGGcattaattagtttttttttttttttttttttttttttggtatagtGAAAAACAAACTAAGCAAAGATCTTACAATCGGTCAAAAGTCACACGATTTTTATCTGCCAAAAGTGAAAACTCCATGTCCTTCTTATCTCTTCCTTCTCCGAGCTCTGGTTATGGAAGAAGGAACCGAGAAGAAGGTATCAAAGAAATAACTGTTTTATTACGGGGACAGCTCATGATGTTCATATCGATCTATTATGCGCCTCTGCATCTAGCATTGGGTAGGCCTCATACAATAACTGTCCTAGCTCTACCATatcttttgtttcatttcttcTGGAACAATCACAAACACTTTTTTGATTATGGATCTACTACCAGAAATTCAATGCGTAATCTCAGCATTCAATGTGTATTCCTGAATAATCTcatttttcaattattcaacCATTTCATTTTACCAAGTTCAATGTTAGCCAGATTAGTCAACATTTATCTCTTTCGATGCAACAACAAGATCTTATTTGTAACAAGTGGTTTTGTTGGTTGGTTAATTGGTCACATTTTATTCATGAAATGGCTTGGATTGGTATTAGTCTGGATACGGCAAAATCATTCTATTAGATCGAATAAGTACATTCGATCTAATAAGTACCTTGTGTTAGAATTGAGAAATTCTATGGCTCGGATCTTTAGTATTCTCTTATTTATTACCTGTGTCTACTATTTAGGCAGAATACCCTCACCCATTCTTACTAAGAAACTGAAAGAAGCCTCAAAAACAGAAGAAAGGGTGGAAAGTGAGGAAGAAAGAGATGTAGAAATAGAAACTGCTTCCGAAATGAAGGGGACTAAACAGGAACAAGAGGGATCCACTGAAGAAGATCCTTATCCTTCTCCTTCCCTTTTTTCGGAAGAAGGGTGGGATCCGGACAAAATCGACGAAACGGAAGAAATCCGAGTGAATGGAAAGGACAAAATAAAGGATAAATTCCACTCTCAACTTACAGAGACAGGCTATAACAATATTAATACTAGTAATAGTCCACTTTATGATTATGAGGATTCTTATCTGAATAATAATAAGACGGGGAATCCAGAAAATTTTAAATTGCAACTGCTtgataaagaaaatgaaaataaagatctCTTCGGCTTTCAAAAACCTCTTGTGAGTCTTCTTTTCGATTATAATCGATGGAATCGACCATTTCGCTACATAAAGAATAATCGATTTGAACAGGCCGTAAGAACGGAAATGTCACAATATTTTTTTGACACATGTAAAAGTGATGGAAAACaaagaatatcttttacatACCCGCCAAGTCTATCAGCTCTTTggaaaatgataaaaagaaGGCTACCCCTATTGTCACTCCAAAAAACGCTCCCTAATGAACTGGACAATCAGTGGGTTTTTactaacaaagaaaaaagtaataatCTGAATAAGGAATTTTTCAATCGACTTGCAGTACCTAGAGTATCAAGACCTCTTCATGATTGTGGCCTTCTCTTGCTAGAACATCGGCACACTGATTTGCCTCCCTCCAAACATGTCTAAATGTGGTTGTGTTGGCCTACAACAAATGTCTATAATCTTCAATAATG contains:
- the LOC132061176 gene encoding LOW QUALITY PROTEIN: protein TIC 214-like (The sequence of the model RefSeq protein was modified relative to this genomic sequence to represent the inferred CDS: deleted 2 bases in 1 codon; substituted 1 base at 1 genomic stop codon), with protein sequence MKALLEKKNIFVTKILRKLEDLQERGRQLMYRKDKYKQKAKELEEVHAVEKQNVVNLTVLETRFNFLKGLDLSSFDHVNALAIAEKKLKDARDLLGDMFENENAEKEDDEEKVEEESDSGDAVKNKLSKDLTIGQKSHDFYLPKVKTPCPSYLFLLRALVMEEGTEKKVSKKXLFLRGQLMMFISIYYAPLHLALGRPHTITVLALPYLLFHFFWNNHKHFFDYGSTTRNSMRNLSIQCVFLNNLIFQLFNHFILPSSMLARLVNIYLFRCNNKILFVTSGFVGWLIGHILFMKWLGLVLVWIRQNHSIRSNKYIRSNKYLVLELRNSMARIFSILLFITCVYYLGRIPSPILTKKLKEASKTEERVESEEERDVEIETASEMKGTKQEQEGSTEEDPYPSPSLFSEEGWDPDKIDETEEIRVNGKDKIKDKFHSQLTETGYNNINTSNSPLYDYEDSYLNNNKTGNPENFKLQLLDKENENKDLFGFQKPLVSLLFDYNRWNRPFRYIKNNRFEQAVRTEMSQYFFDTCKSDGKQRISFTYPPSLSALWKMIKRRLPLLSLQKTLPNELDNQWVFTNKEKSNNLNKEFFNRLAVPRVSRPLHDCGLLLLEHRHTDLPPSKHV